In a genomic window of Chryseobacterium sp. G0162:
- a CDS encoding DUF937 domain-containing protein: MSLLDLLTGNTSNQVAEQAENKFGINRNQVIALLAVATPLIISYLRNKSQDAKEAEALNSALDKDHNGSILNDPSQIEARQAEGGSILDHIFGGQKSTVENQLSQNTGISIDKIGPILAMLAPVVMGYIGQQKQQSNVGAGGLGDLLGGILGNASNQAQAQQSNPLNDILGSVLGNNGQAQSSGNPLNDILGSVLGGGGNQQQQGGGGLGSILGNIFGK, translated from the coding sequence ATGAGCTTATTAGACCTACTTACAGGGAACACTAGCAACCAGGTTGCTGAACAGGCTGAAAACAAATTCGGAATCAATAGAAACCAGGTAATTGCTTTATTGGCAGTAGCTACTCCTCTCATCATTTCTTATTTAAGAAATAAATCTCAGGATGCTAAAGAAGCGGAAGCATTAAACAGTGCTTTAGACAAAGACCACAATGGAAGTATCTTAAATGATCCTTCACAAATTGAAGCCAGACAGGCTGAGGGTGGATCTATCCTTGACCATATCTTTGGTGGACAAAAGAGCACCGTAGAAAATCAGTTATCACAAAATACAGGAATCTCAATAGATAAGATAGGACCTATTCTTGCCATGTTGGCTCCGGTTGTAATGGGATATATTGGTCAACAAAAACAACAAAGTAACGTGGGTGCCGGAGGTTTAGGAGATCTTTTAGGAGGAATTTTAGGAAATGCTTCTAATCAGGCACAAGCTCAACAATCTAATCCATTAAATGACATTCTTGGAAGTGTTTTGGGGAATAATGGACAAGCTCAGTCATCAGGAAATCCATTGAATGATATCTTAGGAAGCGTACTTGGTGGTGGTGGAAATCAGCAACAGCAAGGCGGCGGCGGATTAGGAAGCATCCTTGGAAATATTTTCGGAAAATAA
- a CDS encoding DUF2480 family protein, with protein sequence MSEEFEIRNKVAESGLVNFDLTTLLPKGERKGIDLKDFLFQEMILKEKDFREKVEAINVEEYRDSYIYIYNSVDTIIPLWAYFVLTAKLTDVSKKIVFGNREDLEVILMHNAIQTYDFEDMRGKRVLVKGCSDKEIPENAYIELVEQLKPIVKSLMFGEACSNVPIIKN encoded by the coding sequence ATGTCAGAAGAATTTGAAATACGAAATAAAGTTGCTGAAAGCGGCCTTGTGAATTTTGACCTTACCACTTTGCTTCCAAAAGGGGAAAGAAAAGGTATTGACCTTAAAGATTTTCTTTTCCAGGAAATGATTCTGAAGGAAAAGGATTTCCGTGAAAAAGTAGAAGCAATCAACGTTGAAGAATACAGAGATTCTTACATCTATATATACAATTCTGTAGACACTATTATTCCACTTTGGGCTTATTTTGTATTGACAGCTAAGCTTACTGATGTCTCCAAGAAAATTGTATTCGGAAACCGTGAAGATCTGGAGGTTATTTTGATGCATAATGCGATCCAGACCTATGATTTTGAAGACATGAGAGGAAAAAGAGTTCTGGTAAAAGGATGTTCAGATAAAGAAATTCCTGAAAACGCTTATATTGAGTTGGTAGAGCAGCTGAAACCTATTGTAAAATCTCTGATGTTTGGAGAAGCGTGCTCTAATGTTCCTATTATAAAGAACTAA
- the lpxB gene encoding lipid-A-disaccharide synthase: MKYYIIAGEASGDLHGSNLMKALKQKDPNAEFRFWGGDLMKAQGGTLVKHYRDLAFMGFLEVVMNLRTILNNIKFCKEDIQNNRPDVLILVDYPGFNLRIARFAKELGIKVVYYISPQLWAWKEGRVEIIKKYVDEMMVILPFEEDFYRKHGVHSHFVGHPLLDAISDLKEINIDGFKKENGLNEKEIIALLPGSRKQEVEKMLEIMLSVRPHFKNYQFVIAGAPSLPKEFYEKYVDDNVHFVSNRTYDLLRCSKAALVTSGTATLETALLNIPEVVCYRGSTVSYAIAKRLVKNINYISLVNLIMDREVVKELIQSDLNTKNLVDELNKILEGKKREQVLNDYSLLREKLGGSGASDHAAEVILNV; encoded by the coding sequence ATGAAATATTACATTATTGCAGGAGAAGCTTCCGGTGATCTTCATGGAAGTAATTTGATGAAAGCTCTTAAACAAAAGGATCCAAATGCGGAGTTCAGGTTTTGGGGCGGTGATCTGATGAAAGCTCAGGGCGGAACATTGGTAAAACACTATCGTGATCTGGCATTCATGGGGTTTTTGGAAGTAGTCATGAACCTGAGAACCATTTTAAATAATATTAAATTCTGCAAAGAAGATATTCAGAACAACAGACCTGATGTTTTAATTCTGGTGGATTACCCGGGATTTAACCTAAGGATTGCCAGATTTGCCAAAGAATTGGGTATTAAGGTAGTTTATTATATTTCACCACAGCTTTGGGCCTGGAAAGAGGGGAGAGTGGAAATTATTAAAAAATATGTGGATGAAATGATGGTAATTCTTCCGTTTGAGGAAGATTTTTACAGAAAACATGGTGTACATTCACATTTTGTTGGTCATCCTTTGCTGGATGCAATCTCTGATTTAAAGGAAATCAATATTGATGGTTTTAAGAAAGAAAATGGACTGAACGAAAAAGAAATTATTGCACTTTTACCAGGCTCCAGAAAACAGGAAGTTGAAAAAATGCTTGAAATCATGCTTTCTGTAAGACCGCATTTTAAAAATTATCAGTTCGTTATTGCTGGAGCACCAAGTCTTCCTAAAGAATTTTATGAGAAATATGTGGATGATAATGTACACTTTGTTTCGAATAGAACATATGATCTGCTGAGGTGCTCAAAAGCGGCTTTAGTAACTTCAGGAACTGCTACATTAGAAACAGCTCTGCTGAATATTCCTGAAGTGGTTTGTTATCGCGGAAGCACTGTTTCTTATGCCATTGCCAAAAGATTGGTTAAAAATATAAACTATATTTCCCTGGTGAATCTTATCATGGATAGGGAAGTCGTAAAAGAACTTATCCAGAGTGATCTGAATACTAAAAATCTGGTGGACGAACTCAACAAAATTTTAGAAGGAAAAAAAAGAGAACAGGTCCTGAACGACTATAGCCTTTTGAGAGAAAAGCTTGGGGGGAGCGGAGCCAGTGATCATGCAGCTGAGGTGATTTTAAATGTCTGA
- a CDS encoding glycoside hydrolase family 99 protein, which produces MKHIKNVLLLIACTIFSISFAQKETALRDKVQIFYYGWYGNPKTDGSLQHWNHEIIPHWSNPKWNNLENHKGGDDIGANFYPALGNYSSNDKAIIEKHMKMIKDSGVGVVVVSWLGKDSFTDKSLMKYLDIADRFNLKIAFHIEPFYKSITEFREQLSYLVKTYGHHHAFYKKDGKPLYYVYDSYKIAPEEWSKLLSKNGEKTVRNTELDALYIGLWVEEKDSAFFNTTGFDGFYTYFASEGFVYGSTTSNWNFMAQYAKDHHLIFIPCVGPGYSDTRIRPWNEANFKSRDNGKYYEKMFDAAIKVNPEFIGITSFNEWHEGTQIEPAIPKKTGSFIYEDYGKDPWMYIKETKRLTDKFLKGK; this is translated from the coding sequence ATGAAACATATAAAGAATGTTCTATTATTAATTGCCTGTACCATTTTCTCAATAAGCTTTGCTCAGAAAGAAACAGCATTGAGAGATAAAGTTCAGATTTTTTATTATGGCTGGTATGGAAACCCAAAAACTGATGGAAGCCTACAACACTGGAATCACGAAATTATCCCGCACTGGAGCAATCCTAAATGGAATAATCTTGAGAATCACAAAGGCGGGGATGATATTGGTGCCAACTTTTATCCGGCATTAGGTAATTATAGCTCCAATGATAAAGCAATCATAGAGAAGCACATGAAGATGATTAAAGATTCTGGTGTAGGGGTTGTGGTGGTGAGTTGGTTGGGAAAAGATTCTTTTACTGATAAAAGCTTGATGAAGTATCTGGACATTGCAGACCGTTTTAATTTGAAAATAGCATTTCATATAGAGCCTTTCTATAAATCAATTACAGAGTTTAGAGAGCAGCTTTCTTATCTTGTTAAAACATATGGCCATCATCATGCTTTTTATAAAAAAGACGGAAAGCCTCTGTATTACGTGTATGACAGTTATAAAATAGCTCCGGAAGAATGGTCAAAGTTGCTTTCTAAAAATGGAGAGAAGACTGTACGCAATACGGAACTGGATGCATTATATATTGGATTATGGGTAGAAGAAAAAGATTCTGCATTTTTCAATACAACCGGATTTGATGGTTTTTACACTTATTTTGCCAGTGAAGGTTTTGTGTATGGAAGCACAACTTCCAATTGGAATTTTATGGCTCAATACGCGAAAGATCATCATCTTATTTTTATTCCATGTGTTGGTCCAGGCTATTCAGATACAAGAATCAGACCTTGGAATGAAGCCAACTTTAAAAGCCGGGATAATGGCAAATATTACGAAAAGATGTTTGATGCTGCGATTAAAGTCAATCCTGAATTTATAGGAATTACTTCATTTAACGAATGGCACGAAGGCACACAAATAGAGCCTGCAATTCCTAAAAAGACTGGAAGTTTCATCTACGAAGACTATGGAAAAGATCCATGGATGTATATCAAAGAAACGAAACGTTTAACGGATAAGTTTTTGAAAGGAAAGTAA